Proteins found in one Zea mays cultivar B73 chromosome 1, Zm-B73-REFERENCE-NAM-5.0, whole genome shotgun sequence genomic segment:
- the LOC100304182 gene encoding uncharacterized protein LOC100304182 yields MKQTISMRIRRMHKVLHIVDDARLEAFAAGQDTTLPPVHAIPERRVQVQNVHFYVLHGWTVVVPLSVVECGLPTVSPSPPVPVGDAGSSTSAPMDVDLVVPPPPRPTTTTVACRSPSPPTLVVVGTIAARRGQLLAPLMPRATASSSLATAQTGWPHLPPQMGGPNGPLSGWWWLPPRRPVGGRGGGAGIQPLRGRHLEHLRCGQDPVGPWRLVRRRTGPWQVAMAPTAVSGTDADRGMAAMARCKKPTRRLLGERARPARVLGTRLWLAPGAGSVGPW; encoded by the coding sequence ATGAAGCAAACCATTTCCATGCGCATACGTCGTATGCACAAAGTTCTGCACATTGTTGATGATGCGAGGTTGGAGGCGTTTGCTGCTGGGCAAGACACAACACTTCCACCAGTGCATGCCATCCCTGAACGCCGTGTGCAAGTGCAAAACGTGCACTTCTATGTTCTccatggatggacagtggtggttCCACTGTCGGTGGTGGAGTGCGGCCTCCCCACTGTGTCCCCGTCACCACCGGTGCCGGTGGGTGACGCGGGGTCATCTACATCCGCACCCATGGACGTCGATCTAGTGGTACCACCGCCTCCTCGACCCACTACAACGACAGTTGCTTGTCGTTCCCCATCTCCGCCTACTTTGGTGGTCGTTGGGACCATCGCTGCCCGTCGTGGACAGCTCCTCGCGCCGTTGATGCCACGCGCGACCGCATCATCTTCACTGGCCACCGCCCAAACGGGGTGGCCCCATCTTCCTCCCCAAATGGGAGGGCCTAATGGCCCTCTGTCCGGCTGGTGGTGGTTGCCGCCACGACGGCCGGTTGGGGGGAGGGGTGGGGGAGCAGGGATACAGCCCCTGCGCGGGCGCCACTTGGAGCATCTCCGGTGTGGGCAAGATCCAGTCGGCCCATGGCGCTTGGTGCGGCGCAGGACTGGACCATGGCAGGTGGCTATGGCACCGACTGCTGTCTCGGGCACGGACGCCGACCGCGGCATGGCAGCCATGGCGCGATGCAAGAAGCCCACCCGGCGGCTCCTCGGTGAGCGCGCTCGGCCGGCGCGGGTGCTTGGCACCAGACTATGGCTCGCCCCCGGTGCTGGTTCGGTCGGCCCTTGGTAG
- the LOC109943537 gene encoding uncharacterized protein, producing the protein MAAMPRSASVPETAVGAIATCHGPVLRRTKRHGPTGSCPHRRCSKWRPRRGCIPAPPPLPPTGRRGGNHHQPDRGPLGPPIWGGRWGHPVWAVASEDDAVARGINGARSCPRRAAMVPTTTKVGGDGERQATVVVVGRGGGGTTRSTSMGADVDDPASPTGTGGDGDTVGRPHSTTDSGTTTVHPWRT; encoded by the coding sequence ATGGCTGCCATGCCGCGGTCGGCGTCCGTGCCCGAGACAGCAGTCGGTGCCATAGCCACCTGCCATGGTCCAGTCCTGCGCCGCACCAAGCGCCATGGGCCGACTGGATCTTGCCCACACCGGAGATGCTCCAAGTGGCGCCCGCGCAGGGGCTGTATCCCTGCTCCCCCACCCCTCCCCCCAACCGGCCGTCGTGGCGGCAACCACCACCAGCCGGACAGAGGGCCATTAGGCCCTCCCATTTGGGGAGGAAGATGGGGCCACCCCGTTTGGGCGGTGGCCAGTGAAGATGATGCGGTCGCGCGTGGCATCAACGGCGCGAGGAGCTGTCCACGACGGGCAGCGATGGTCCCAACGACCACCAAAGTAGGCGGAGATGGGGAACGACAAGCAACTGTCGTTGTAGTGGGTCGAGGAGGCGGTGGTACCACTAGATCGACGTCCATGGGTGCGGATGTAGATGACCCCGCGTCACCCACCGGCACCGGTGGTGACGGGGACACAGTGGGGAGGCCGCACTCCACCACCGACAGTGGaaccaccactgtccatccatggAGAACATAG